The Ranitomeya variabilis isolate aRanVar5 chromosome 7, aRanVar5.hap1, whole genome shotgun sequence genome includes a window with the following:
- the LOC143785352 gene encoding uncharacterized protein LOC143785352 isoform X2: MADKCSFLYEQLVILFFGHRCDECEETGGILQYMAVPVCHSVDGVLSHMKYCQAGMSCRFPGCSFARVIVSHWKICRKNRCPVILNLSEDRKKKVQVRLQAMMSLLSVETPCKILFMELVLLFHNHHCEMCKRKDSKNAVPLCHSVDAELSHMKYCTAGMSCRFPGCPAARSIISHWKKCSKEDCLVAFNLRKDRKQNDHPVKKKTRLELGFPFFNRDMTEYQRRVLFLIYHAWNCNHRQTTAGIYNCDLPECRTMRAVLQHMESCEDGSTCQFSNCRYVSFTFTHYMICLRHDCEICWPVRSEINQLCGLEQLPATIPSYSRWKHLTPAARACNADSIRASWVSSITYRAIRTKGNPVIGPPLFLRREQP; the protein is encoded by the exons ATGGCCGACAAGTGCAGTTTCCTCTATGAGCAGCTGGTCATCTTATTCTTCGGCCACAGATGTGACGAGTGCGAGGAAACAGGCGGCATCCTCCAGTACATGGCCGTACCGGTCTGTCACAGCGTAGATGGCGTACTCAGCCACATGAAGTATTGCCAAGCCGGGATGTCCTGTCGAT TTCCCGGTTGTTCTTTTGCCCGAGTTATCGTGTCCCATTGGAAGATTTGCAGAAAGAATAGATGCCCTGTgatcctgaacctcagcgaggatcGCAAGAAAAAGGTCCAG GTGCGCTTACAAGCGATGATGTCCTTACTGTCTGTGGAAACCCCTTGCAAAATACTTTTCATGGAGCTCGTCCTCCTGTTCCACAACCACCATTGTGAAATGTGTAAGAGAAAGGACTCGAAGAACGCAGTGCCCCTGTGCCACAGCGTGGATGCCGAGCTCAGCCACATGAAGTACTGCACCGCCGGGATGTCCTGCCGAT TCCCTGGATGTCCGGCCGCTCGATCAATCATTTCTCATTGGAAGAAGTGCAGCAAGGAGGATTGCCTGGTGGCGTTCAACCTGAGGAAGGATCGCAAGCAAAACGATCATCCAGTGAAG aaaaaaacaaggctGGAACTCGGTTTTCCCTTCTTTAATAGGGACATGACTGAGTATCagcgccgggttctgtttttgattTATCACGCCTGGAACTGCAACCATCGTCAGACGACTGCGGGAATATACAACTGTGATCTCCCCGAGTGCCGAACAATGCGGGCCGTGCTCCAACACATGGAGTCTTGTGAGGACGGATCGACCTGCCAGT TTTCGAACTGTCGCTATGTCAGCTTCACcttcacacattacatgatctgctTGCGGCACGACTGCGAGATATGCTGGCCTGTGAGGAGCGAGATAAATCAGCTGT GCGGGTTGGAGCAGCTCCCGGCCACCATTCCTTCGTACAGCAGGTGGAAGCATCTTACCCCGGCGGCCCGCGCTTGTAACGCTGACAG TATAAGGGCGTCGTGGGTTTCTTCAATCACGTACAGGGCGATCCGGACAAAGGGCAACCCCGTGATCGGTCCTCCATTGTTCCTGAGACGAGAGCAGCCGTAG
- the LOC143785352 gene encoding uncharacterized protein LOC143785352 isoform X1 yields the protein MEQQKVMADKCSFLYEQLVILFFGHRCDECEETGGILQYMAVPVCHSVDGVLSHMKYCQAGMSCRFPGCSFARVIVSHWKICRKNRCPVILNLSEDRKKKVQVRLQAMMSLLSVETPCKILFMELVLLFHNHHCEMCKRKDSKNAVPLCHSVDAELSHMKYCTAGMSCRFPGCPAARSIISHWKKCSKEDCLVAFNLRKDRKQNDHPVKKKTRLELGFPFFNRDMTEYQRRVLFLIYHAWNCNHRQTTAGIYNCDLPECRTMRAVLQHMESCEDGSTCQFSNCRYVSFTFTHYMICLRHDCEICWPVRSEINQLCGLEQLPATIPSYSRWKHLTPAARACNADSIRASWVSSITYRAIRTKGNPVIGPPLFLRREQP from the exons ATGGAGCAGCAG AAAGTCATGGCCGACAAGTGCAGTTTCCTCTATGAGCAGCTGGTCATCTTATTCTTCGGCCACAGATGTGACGAGTGCGAGGAAACAGGCGGCATCCTCCAGTACATGGCCGTACCGGTCTGTCACAGCGTAGATGGCGTACTCAGCCACATGAAGTATTGCCAAGCCGGGATGTCCTGTCGAT TTCCCGGTTGTTCTTTTGCCCGAGTTATCGTGTCCCATTGGAAGATTTGCAGAAAGAATAGATGCCCTGTgatcctgaacctcagcgaggatcGCAAGAAAAAGGTCCAG GTGCGCTTACAAGCGATGATGTCCTTACTGTCTGTGGAAACCCCTTGCAAAATACTTTTCATGGAGCTCGTCCTCCTGTTCCACAACCACCATTGTGAAATGTGTAAGAGAAAGGACTCGAAGAACGCAGTGCCCCTGTGCCACAGCGTGGATGCCGAGCTCAGCCACATGAAGTACTGCACCGCCGGGATGTCCTGCCGAT TCCCTGGATGTCCGGCCGCTCGATCAATCATTTCTCATTGGAAGAAGTGCAGCAAGGAGGATTGCCTGGTGGCGTTCAACCTGAGGAAGGATCGCAAGCAAAACGATCATCCAGTGAAG aaaaaaacaaggctGGAACTCGGTTTTCCCTTCTTTAATAGGGACATGACTGAGTATCagcgccgggttctgtttttgattTATCACGCCTGGAACTGCAACCATCGTCAGACGACTGCGGGAATATACAACTGTGATCTCCCCGAGTGCCGAACAATGCGGGCCGTGCTCCAACACATGGAGTCTTGTGAGGACGGATCGACCTGCCAGT TTTCGAACTGTCGCTATGTCAGCTTCACcttcacacattacatgatctgctTGCGGCACGACTGCGAGATATGCTGGCCTGTGAGGAGCGAGATAAATCAGCTGT GCGGGTTGGAGCAGCTCCCGGCCACCATTCCTTCGTACAGCAGGTGGAAGCATCTTACCCCGGCGGCCCGCGCTTGTAACGCTGACAG TATAAGGGCGTCGTGGGTTTCTTCAATCACGTACAGGGCGATCCGGACAAAGGGCAACCCCGTGATCGGTCCTCCATTGTTCCTGAGACGAGAGCAGCCGTAG